In Timaviella obliquedivisa GSE-PSE-MK23-08B, one DNA window encodes the following:
- a CDS encoding metal-dependent phosphohydrolase, with amino-acid sequence MFSATELLINDFVHKLKEGYRRTYGGWKHDYEDIIGWVGSMALENIANSDALYHNVEHTILVTLVGQEILRGKHIREGGVSCEDWLHFIVALVCHDIGYVKGVCQTDSNGWYATGHSDERVTLPPGSSDASLTPYHVDRAKLFVEERFGRHTLIDAELVKRNIELTRFPVPNAQDHQDTVNFPGLIRASDLIGQLSDPRYLKKIGALYYEFEETGVSKALGYRHPGDLRQNYPKFYWNGVYPYVKDGLRYLELTQQGKQVIANLYCNVFVVEHEPAPDVELGVA; translated from the coding sequence ATGTTTAGCGCTACCGAACTTCTAATCAACGACTTTGTTCATAAATTAAAAGAAGGATACCGCCGCACCTACGGAGGATGGAAGCACGACTACGAAGACATTATTGGGTGGGTGGGGTCAATGGCTCTAGAAAACATTGCCAACAGCGATGCCCTCTATCACAACGTTGAACACACTATTTTAGTGACCTTAGTCGGGCAAGAAATTCTCCGAGGCAAGCACATCCGAGAAGGCGGCGTATCTTGCGAAGACTGGCTGCACTTCATCGTCGCGCTAGTATGCCACGACATTGGCTACGTTAAAGGAGTTTGTCAAACCGATAGCAATGGTTGGTATGCAACAGGACATAGTGATGAGCGCGTCACCTTGCCCCCCGGCTCTTCAGATGCCAGCCTAACGCCTTATCATGTAGATCGAGCTAAACTATTTGTTGAAGAACGGTTTGGTCGGCATACCCTAATTGATGCAGAACTGGTCAAGCGAAACATTGAACTCACCCGATTCCCAGTGCCTAATGCCCAAGACCATCAAGATACCGTAAACTTTCCAGGTTTAATTCGCGCTTCTGATTTAATTGGACAGCTGAGCGACCCCCGGTATCTTAAAAAAATTGGGGCACTGTACTACGAATTTGAAGAAACAGGAGTGAGTAAAGCTCTGGGCTACCGCCATCCAGGAGATTTAAGGCAAAACTATCCCAAGTTTTATTGGAATGGAGTGTATCCCTACGTCAAAGATGGGTTGCGCTACTTAGAGTTGACACAGCAAGGCAAACAAGTCATTGCTAATCTGTACTGCAATGTCTTCGTAGTAGAGCATGAGCCTGCTCCCGATGTAGAACTAGGGGTTGCTTAG
- a CDS encoding HNH endonuclease, with protein MAKVLVLNASYEPLNITSWRRAVVLLIKGKAEQVEHNGKLVYSDLPLPTVIRLRHYVRVPYKEIPLTRRNILHRDGHSCQYCGYFGDDLTLDHVIPRSRGGGETWENMATACVRCNVKKGSRTPKEANMPLRTLPHRPYSGLYFEVAKHVKSGVHKEWQKYVIGT; from the coding sequence ATGGCAAAGGTTCTGGTGTTGAACGCCTCTTACGAACCACTCAACATTACCAGCTGGAGGCGAGCGGTTGTACTGTTGATTAAAGGAAAAGCCGAGCAAGTCGAGCACAATGGCAAGCTAGTGTACTCTGATCTGCCTCTCCCTACTGTCATTCGGCTGCGTCACTATGTGCGAGTTCCTTACAAAGAAATCCCACTGACTCGCCGAAACATACTCCATCGTGATGGTCATTCCTGTCAATACTGCGGCTACTTTGGAGATGATTTGACTTTAGACCATGTCATCCCCCGATCGCGCGGTGGTGGCGAAACCTGGGAAAATATGGCGACGGCTTGTGTGCGTTGCAATGTTAAGAAGGGTAGCCGTACTCCTAAGGAAGCCAACATGCCTTTGCGGACGCTGCCTCACAGACCCTATAGCGGTTTATACTTTGAAGTCGCAAAACATGTTAAGAGCGGTGTCCATAAAGAATGGCAAAAGTATGTGATAGGAACTTAA
- a CDS encoding bifunctional oligoribonuclease/PAP phosphatase NrnA: protein MPDDHSMEIESIRIGSGQGAAGLSNRRLVEQKVDALRQVLEKREGDRQLVILQDFPDPDALSCAWAYKLIAQQYEIHCDIVYAGMLSHQENIALVKLTGLPAQRWTLQSAKEKLSAYQGCVFVDNQGTTTQLMALVQQANLPIVAVIDHHSSQDDLKPQFLDIRPQTRATATIFTHYLQAGLLKLDSNNSEHIKCATALMHGLRSDTNRLMQAQEEDFMAAAYLSRFYDAQLLNAVLQASRSKRVMEVIERSLRNRVLQNNFSIAGVGYLRYDDRDAIPQAADFLVTEENVHTAVVYGIVRDEDEDLEIVIGSLRTNKLTLDPDEFIKEAFGQDAQGRFFGGGRSMAGGFEIPMGFLSGFNENQDYTRIKWEVFDAQIKQKLFRLVNPQ from the coding sequence ATGCCGGATGATCATTCGATGGAGATTGAGTCTATCAGAATAGGATCGGGGCAAGGAGCAGCAGGACTGTCGAACAGACGATTGGTAGAGCAAAAGGTAGATGCCCTACGACAAGTTTTAGAGAAGCGAGAGGGCGATCGCCAGCTTGTGATCTTGCAAGATTTTCCTGATCCCGATGCTTTATCTTGCGCTTGGGCTTATAAGCTAATTGCTCAGCAATACGAAATTCATTGCGATATTGTCTATGCAGGCATGTTGAGCCATCAAGAAAATATTGCGTTGGTGAAACTAACAGGGTTACCCGCCCAGCGTTGGACATTGCAGTCAGCCAAGGAGAAGCTTTCGGCTTACCAAGGCTGCGTTTTTGTGGATAACCAAGGCACGACGACGCAGCTTATGGCGCTGGTTCAGCAAGCAAATTTGCCTATTGTGGCAGTGATAGATCACCATAGCTCCCAAGACGATCTCAAGCCTCAGTTTCTTGATATTCGCCCTCAAACCCGGGCAACGGCAACCATTTTTACTCACTACCTGCAAGCCGGATTGCTCAAGCTTGATAGCAACAATAGTGAGCATATTAAATGCGCTACAGCCCTGATGCATGGGCTACGCTCTGACACCAATCGGCTGATGCAGGCGCAGGAAGAAGACTTTATGGCGGCGGCTTATCTCAGCCGCTTCTATGATGCTCAACTTTTGAATGCTGTGCTGCAAGCTTCTCGCTCTAAGCGTGTCATGGAAGTGATTGAGCGATCGCTTCGTAACCGGGTTCTGCAAAACAACTTCTCGATCGCTGGAGTTGGCTACTTGCGCTACGACGATCGCGATGCCATTCCTCAAGCCGCCGATTTCCTCGTTACCGAAGAGAACGTTCACACGGCTGTCGTCTATGGCATTGTCCGCGATGAAGACGAAGACCTAGAAATCGTCATTGGTTCCCTTCGCACCAATAAGCTCACCCTAGACCCAGACGAGTTTATTAAAGAAGCATTTGGGCAAGATGCCCAAGGACGCTTTTTTGGCGGTGGGCGATCGATGGCAGGTGGCTTCGAGATCCCCATGGGTTTCCTCTCTGGCTTCAACGAAAATCAAGACTACACCCGCATTAAATGGGAAGTCTTTGATGCCCAGATTAAACAGAAGCTTTTTAGATTGGTCAACCCCCAGTAA
- a CDS encoding Uma2 family endonuclease, producing the protein MAATELRQKLTFEQYLEQCPEDGRYELVNGELVRILATRQHEDVADFLTDVLKDEDKRSGEQYKVSARIALATRNKVGNDQGRHPDVGVVKREVWRSNRSAYTAFRDAIQLVIEVVSTNWEDDYIDKLDEYQRLGILEYWIVDYLALGSRTYLGNPKEPSVFVYTLDETGQYQCQRFQRNERIPSTTFPELNLTVVQILEA; encoded by the coding sequence ATGGCAGCCACAGAACTTCGACAAAAACTGACGTTTGAGCAATACCTGGAACAGTGCCCCGAAGATGGGCGCTATGAGTTAGTCAATGGAGAATTGGTGAGAATTTTAGCGACTAGACAACATGAGGACGTAGCAGATTTTCTAACTGATGTTTTAAAGGACGAAGACAAGCGATCGGGTGAGCAATACAAGGTTTCTGCTCGAATTGCCTTAGCCACGAGGAATAAAGTAGGAAATGACCAAGGGCGACATCCGGATGTTGGTGTCGTCAAAAGAGAGGTATGGCGGTCGAATCGTTCTGCATACACTGCTTTCCGAGATGCAATTCAGCTTGTCATTGAAGTCGTCTCGACCAACTGGGAAGATGATTATATTGATAAACTTGACGAATATCAGCGTCTTGGCATACTCGAATATTGGATTGTAGATTATTTGGCGCTTGGTAGTCGAACTTACTTAGGCAATCCTAAGGAACCTTCTGTTTTTGTCTACACACTGGATGAAACCGGGCAATATCAGTGCCAACGGTTTCAACGAAACGAGCGTATTCCTTCCACTACTTTTCCC